One Scylla paramamosain isolate STU-SP2022 chromosome 5, ASM3559412v1, whole genome shotgun sequence genomic region harbors:
- the LOC135100644 gene encoding uncharacterized protein LOC135100644 isoform X1: MPTNVNCHVASQKTFLKMVFHADDSYTILPSHFKPRRIQPGKRTILVSVLLSVMLLMSQLFRALQLNHPPQLLNGHSIESLTSLNEEAEVQPCVKTNLGASTHEADSQHSCHHLAPPRGLCSLMQNLFFSSKPQTCQHQTRVTFCATVSGHISCESPALCASLLHYVGVFDEIEARTKWKQINPIHLKKNIEKEVTKKSYFGFLFIKCTNESMDEREQPNYSEDYVHENVESYTQLFLYPKKNTFRMKVSDTVVYPNINLVMVDSLSRPHFYRSLPKTIKFFEDLYGRTHREIFDFQFLQAVKPRTYESLEALFSGHVNRTEIPFGTYDIPKRPLPVSDLLKHYKEKGFRTLWLEDLCWNWEWGLVKDLKVINDSDSYPSWEVFKSALRKANIDSIDMTLASCDILEVNGKKDPFHNLPAVCFNGRYHHEYLLEYLQLYQKDAQNTNQPFVTFTVTDVAHDETGTRVQTLDDSLVKYLSFARNLKNTITILFSDHGSTYGKFIQSSPEAHVETFNPFLFLIMPKNIQDNYGAGLMKILKNNERNLISLIDVHNMLLHLIGVEGKILDRDFAQKYSVPGGLLSSISPHRTCEDIPLLQPNLCICKNFETAVQPTQFHMALADFGIGVLNNMILQQHKKNRAVGFGNCKPLKAYEVRKVLEVRLSVYLIRYKIDVLVNGFKEMREDKEIFFLTIESDSNRNSLRLVSFERISLYGIYSRCRDQNVELKLCVCNTKTQGQNGGFLGSVIFGNLLENFSFIGSKKSNSPSLNELLSQPVFGLTPKIDVSYPETNPCLFTFIHSYKSGLVLYAVNHCIIHHNLKLIIEAENLNLSCENSPQYSLQPSDIRMLVAATVANPKVTWHWNHRVRIQDFS, from the exons ATGCCAACAAATGTCAACTGTCACGTGGCGTCgcaaaag ACCTTCCTCAAGATGGTGTTCCACGCAGATGACTCGTACACTATTCTACCTTCACATTTCAAGCCTCGTAGAATCCAGCCCGGGAAGCGAACCATCTTAGTATCCGTCTTATTATCTGTTATGCTCCTGATGTCTCAACTCTTTCGAGCTCTGCAGCTGAATCATCCACCACAACTGTTAAATGGTCACTCAATTGAG TCACTTACAAGTCTAAATGAAGAGGCAGAGGTGCAGCCTTGTGTCAAGACTAACCTGGGAGCCTCCACCCATGAGGCAGATTCTCAACATTCCTGCCACCACCTGGCTCCCCCTCGGGGATTGTGCTCCCTCATGCAGAATTTATTTTTCAGCAGTAAACCCCAGACTTGCCAGCACCAAACTAGAGTCACCTTTTGTGCAACA gtATCTGGACACATCTCATGTGAATCACCAGCCCTGTGTGCTTCACTGTTGCACTATGTTGGTGTTTTTGATGAGATAGAGGCTAGAACAAAATGGAAGCAAATCAACCCTATACATCTGAAAAAGAATATTGAAAAGGAAGTTACAAAAAAGTCTTATTTTGGCTTTCTGTTTATAAAATGTACTAATGAATCtatggatgagagagagcaGCCAAATTATTCAGAAGATTATGTGCATGAAAATGTTGAATCATACACTCAGTTGTTCCTGTATCCCAAAAAGAACACATTTAGGATGAAAGTCTCAGACACGGTTGTATATCCAAACATAAACTTAGTAATGGTTGACTCCCTATCACGACCTCATTTTTACAGATCACTTCCAAAGACCATTAAATTCTTTGAGGATTTGTATGGCAGAACACATCGTGAGATATTCGACTTCCAGTTTCTCCAGGCAGTGAAGCCAAGGACATATGAAAGTCTGGAAGCACTCTTTTCTGGGCATGTCAATAGGACTGAGATTCCTTTTGGAACTTATGACATTCCTAAGAGACCACTGCCTGtgtctgatcttttaaagcACTATAAGGAGAAGGGCTTCAGGACACTCTGGCTGGAAGATCTGTGTTGGAATTGGGAATGGGGTTTAGTAAAAGATTTAAAAGTTATAAATGATTCTGATAGCTATCCTTCCTGGGAAGTATTCAAGAGTGCACTAAGGAAAGCAAACATTGACTCCATTGACATGACATTAGCTAGTTGTGACATACTTGAAGTAAATGGCAAGAAAGATCCATTTCACAATTTGCCTGCCGTGTGTTTCAATGGTCGGTATCATCATGAATACTTGTTGGAATACCTACAGTTATATCAAAAGGATGCCCAAAATACCAATCAACCTTTTGTCACCTTTACAGTTACTGATGTTGCTCACGATGAAACAGGAACACGGGTGCAAACTCTGGATGATTCACTAGTCAAGTACTTGAGCTTTGCCAGAAACCTGAAAAATACCATAACCATTCTCTTTTCTGATCATGGAAGTACTTATGGAAAATTCATACAGTCAAGTCCAGAAGCACACGTTGAGACTTTCAACCCATTCTTGTTCTTAATAATGCCAAAAAATATCCAAGATAATTATGGTGCTGGTCtaatgaaaatactgaaaaataatgagagaaactTAATCAGTTTGATTGATGTACACAATATGCTACTTCATTTGATTGGAGTGGAAGGCAAAATTCTAGACAGAGATTTTGCTCAGAAGTATTCAGTTCCAGGTGGACTACTGAGTAGCATATCTCCTCACAGAACGTGTGAGGACATTCCTCTGCTTCAGCCAAACCTCTGCATTTGTAAGAACTTTGAAACAGCAGTGCAGCCGACTCAGTTTCACATGGCACTTGCAGATTTTGGTATTGGTGTCTTAAACAACATGATCTTGCAACAGCATAAAAAGAATAGAGCTGTTGGATTTGGAAACTGTAAGCCACTTAAAGCATATGAGGTACGAAAGGTGCTTGAAGTGAGGCTCTCAGTATATCTCATCAGATATAAAATTGATGTGCTTGTCAATGGTtttaaggaaatgagagaagataaggaaatatTCTTTCTCACTATAGAGTCTGACTCCAACAGAAATTCTCTACGACTTGTATCCTTTGAGCGTATCAGCTTGTATGGAATCTATTCGAGATGTCGTGATCAAAATGTTGAACTGAAATTGTGTGTTTGTAACACTAAAACTCAGGGACAAAATGGCGGATTTCTTGGCTCTGTGATATTTGGAAATCTTTTAGAAAATTTCAGTTTCATTGGAAGTAAGAAAAGTAATTCACCAAGTCTGAATGAGTTGCTTTCTCAACCAGTGTTTGGCTTGACTCCTAAAATTGATGTTTCTTACCCTGAGACTAACCCTTGTCTCTTTACATTCATTCATAGCTACAAATCAGGATTAGTTCTATATGCTGTAAATCACTGTATAATACATCACAACCTTAAACTTATCATAGAAGCAGAAAACCTTAATTTATCTTGCGAAAACAGTCCTCAGTATTCATTGCAACCTTCCGATATCAGAATGTTAGTTGCTGCTACTGTGGCCAATCCTAAAGTAACATGGCATTGGAATCACAGAGTTAGAATTCAAGATTTCTCCTAG
- the LOC135100644 gene encoding uncharacterized protein LOC135100644 isoform X2: MVFHADDSYTILPSHFKPRRIQPGKRTILVSVLLSVMLLMSQLFRALQLNHPPQLLNGHSIESLTSLNEEAEVQPCVKTNLGASTHEADSQHSCHHLAPPRGLCSLMQNLFFSSKPQTCQHQTRVTFCATVSGHISCESPALCASLLHYVGVFDEIEARTKWKQINPIHLKKNIEKEVTKKSYFGFLFIKCTNESMDEREQPNYSEDYVHENVESYTQLFLYPKKNTFRMKVSDTVVYPNINLVMVDSLSRPHFYRSLPKTIKFFEDLYGRTHREIFDFQFLQAVKPRTYESLEALFSGHVNRTEIPFGTYDIPKRPLPVSDLLKHYKEKGFRTLWLEDLCWNWEWGLVKDLKVINDSDSYPSWEVFKSALRKANIDSIDMTLASCDILEVNGKKDPFHNLPAVCFNGRYHHEYLLEYLQLYQKDAQNTNQPFVTFTVTDVAHDETGTRVQTLDDSLVKYLSFARNLKNTITILFSDHGSTYGKFIQSSPEAHVETFNPFLFLIMPKNIQDNYGAGLMKILKNNERNLISLIDVHNMLLHLIGVEGKILDRDFAQKYSVPGGLLSSISPHRTCEDIPLLQPNLCICKNFETAVQPTQFHMALADFGIGVLNNMILQQHKKNRAVGFGNCKPLKAYEVRKVLEVRLSVYLIRYKIDVLVNGFKEMREDKEIFFLTIESDSNRNSLRLVSFERISLYGIYSRCRDQNVELKLCVCNTKTQGQNGGFLGSVIFGNLLENFSFIGSKKSNSPSLNELLSQPVFGLTPKIDVSYPETNPCLFTFIHSYKSGLVLYAVNHCIIHHNLKLIIEAENLNLSCENSPQYSLQPSDIRMLVAATVANPKVTWHWNHRVRIQDFS; the protein is encoded by the exons ATGGTGTTCCACGCAGATGACTCGTACACTATTCTACCTTCACATTTCAAGCCTCGTAGAATCCAGCCCGGGAAGCGAACCATCTTAGTATCCGTCTTATTATCTGTTATGCTCCTGATGTCTCAACTCTTTCGAGCTCTGCAGCTGAATCATCCACCACAACTGTTAAATGGTCACTCAATTGAG TCACTTACAAGTCTAAATGAAGAGGCAGAGGTGCAGCCTTGTGTCAAGACTAACCTGGGAGCCTCCACCCATGAGGCAGATTCTCAACATTCCTGCCACCACCTGGCTCCCCCTCGGGGATTGTGCTCCCTCATGCAGAATTTATTTTTCAGCAGTAAACCCCAGACTTGCCAGCACCAAACTAGAGTCACCTTTTGTGCAACA gtATCTGGACACATCTCATGTGAATCACCAGCCCTGTGTGCTTCACTGTTGCACTATGTTGGTGTTTTTGATGAGATAGAGGCTAGAACAAAATGGAAGCAAATCAACCCTATACATCTGAAAAAGAATATTGAAAAGGAAGTTACAAAAAAGTCTTATTTTGGCTTTCTGTTTATAAAATGTACTAATGAATCtatggatgagagagagcaGCCAAATTATTCAGAAGATTATGTGCATGAAAATGTTGAATCATACACTCAGTTGTTCCTGTATCCCAAAAAGAACACATTTAGGATGAAAGTCTCAGACACGGTTGTATATCCAAACATAAACTTAGTAATGGTTGACTCCCTATCACGACCTCATTTTTACAGATCACTTCCAAAGACCATTAAATTCTTTGAGGATTTGTATGGCAGAACACATCGTGAGATATTCGACTTCCAGTTTCTCCAGGCAGTGAAGCCAAGGACATATGAAAGTCTGGAAGCACTCTTTTCTGGGCATGTCAATAGGACTGAGATTCCTTTTGGAACTTATGACATTCCTAAGAGACCACTGCCTGtgtctgatcttttaaagcACTATAAGGAGAAGGGCTTCAGGACACTCTGGCTGGAAGATCTGTGTTGGAATTGGGAATGGGGTTTAGTAAAAGATTTAAAAGTTATAAATGATTCTGATAGCTATCCTTCCTGGGAAGTATTCAAGAGTGCACTAAGGAAAGCAAACATTGACTCCATTGACATGACATTAGCTAGTTGTGACATACTTGAAGTAAATGGCAAGAAAGATCCATTTCACAATTTGCCTGCCGTGTGTTTCAATGGTCGGTATCATCATGAATACTTGTTGGAATACCTACAGTTATATCAAAAGGATGCCCAAAATACCAATCAACCTTTTGTCACCTTTACAGTTACTGATGTTGCTCACGATGAAACAGGAACACGGGTGCAAACTCTGGATGATTCACTAGTCAAGTACTTGAGCTTTGCCAGAAACCTGAAAAATACCATAACCATTCTCTTTTCTGATCATGGAAGTACTTATGGAAAATTCATACAGTCAAGTCCAGAAGCACACGTTGAGACTTTCAACCCATTCTTGTTCTTAATAATGCCAAAAAATATCCAAGATAATTATGGTGCTGGTCtaatgaaaatactgaaaaataatgagagaaactTAATCAGTTTGATTGATGTACACAATATGCTACTTCATTTGATTGGAGTGGAAGGCAAAATTCTAGACAGAGATTTTGCTCAGAAGTATTCAGTTCCAGGTGGACTACTGAGTAGCATATCTCCTCACAGAACGTGTGAGGACATTCCTCTGCTTCAGCCAAACCTCTGCATTTGTAAGAACTTTGAAACAGCAGTGCAGCCGACTCAGTTTCACATGGCACTTGCAGATTTTGGTATTGGTGTCTTAAACAACATGATCTTGCAACAGCATAAAAAGAATAGAGCTGTTGGATTTGGAAACTGTAAGCCACTTAAAGCATATGAGGTACGAAAGGTGCTTGAAGTGAGGCTCTCAGTATATCTCATCAGATATAAAATTGATGTGCTTGTCAATGGTtttaaggaaatgagagaagataaggaaatatTCTTTCTCACTATAGAGTCTGACTCCAACAGAAATTCTCTACGACTTGTATCCTTTGAGCGTATCAGCTTGTATGGAATCTATTCGAGATGTCGTGATCAAAATGTTGAACTGAAATTGTGTGTTTGTAACACTAAAACTCAGGGACAAAATGGCGGATTTCTTGGCTCTGTGATATTTGGAAATCTTTTAGAAAATTTCAGTTTCATTGGAAGTAAGAAAAGTAATTCACCAAGTCTGAATGAGTTGCTTTCTCAACCAGTGTTTGGCTTGACTCCTAAAATTGATGTTTCTTACCCTGAGACTAACCCTTGTCTCTTTACATTCATTCATAGCTACAAATCAGGATTAGTTCTATATGCTGTAAATCACTGTATAATACATCACAACCTTAAACTTATCATAGAAGCAGAAAACCTTAATTTATCTTGCGAAAACAGTCCTCAGTATTCATTGCAACCTTCCGATATCAGAATGTTAGTTGCTGCTACTGTGGCCAATCCTAAAGTAACATGGCATTGGAATCACAGAGTTAGAATTCAAGATTTCTCCTAG